The Polaromonas sp. SP1 DNA window TGGCTATCAATCGACGTGAACTGATCGCGGCTTCACTGGCGCTGGGCGCCGGCGCCGCCACCGGCACGGCAAGCGCGCAGGCCGGCTGGCCGTCCAAACCGATACGCCTCGTGGTGCCTTACCCACCGGGCGGCTCATCAGACATCATTGCCCGCGCCATTTCGCAGCCGCTGTCCGAAGCGCTCAAGCAGTCGGTCATCGTCGACAACAAGGCCGGCGCCAACGGCAACCTGGGCGCCGACATCGTGGCCAAGTCCGCACCCGACGGCTACACGCTGCTGCTGTGCGACACCGGCGCGCTGGCCATCAGCCCTTCGGTCTACACCAAGCTGGGGTTTGACCCGTCCAAGGATTTGCGCGGCGTGACGATGCTGGCGTATTCGCCGCACCTGCTGGTGGTGCACCCTTCCGTGCCGGCCAACAACCTCAAGGAGCTGATCGCGCTGTCGCACAAGTCCGACCTGAACTTTGCGGTGACGGCCATGGGAAGCGCGCCGCACCTGGCCGGTGTCGCCGTCGAACGGGCCACCAAGGCCAAGTGGCAGTACATCCCCTACAAAGGCGGCTCGCAAGCGGTGAGCGACACCATTGCCGGCCAGACGCAGGTGCTGATGAACGGCATGCTGGCGACCTTGCCGCATGTGCAAAGCGGCAAACTGAAAATCCTGGGCGTTTCCAAGAGCACGCGCATGCCGCTGATCGGCAACGTGCCCACGCTGGCGGAGCAGGGCATTCCCGGCTTCGAATCCGGCACGTGGCAGGGTCTGCTGGTGGCCAACGGCACGCCGGCCGCCATCGTCAACCGCCTGAACACCGAACTCATCAAGATCATCCGCAGCCCGGACATCCGCGCCAAGCTGGCCGGGCAGGGCGCCGAAGTGGTGACCATGACGCCGGCGCAGCAAGACGCGTACTTCAACCAGGAACGCAGCCGCTGGGCCAAAGTGGTGGCGGAAGCCAACATCAAGCTCGACTGACGTGCTCCTGATTTGATAGCTGCTTGTCCATGATCCATAAGGGCTGGAGGCACTTTTCATGTAAAAGTTAAATCTCGCCATCCCGTTTTTAGCCAGCCATCGCCAGCCACCGAGACCGCCCAAAGAGGCGGCCGGACAAATTCCAAGACCAGGAGACACAATCATGCAAGCATCCCTCAAGGGCCTCATCGCCCTTTCTTTCGCCCTGTGCGCCGCAACGGGCATGGCCCAGACCAAACTGCGCGCCTGGAACATCCACCCCGACGGCTACCCGGTCTCTGAAGCCATGAAAAGCTTCGTCGAGCAGGTCGCCAAAAGCACCGGCGGGCGCTACTCGATAGAGCTGTTCAACAACGGCTCGCTGGGCGACCAGCCCAAAGCCGTGCAGATGCTCAAGAGCGGCGAGATCGATGTGGCCGAGTTCAGCTCAGGCCCGCTGTCCGACGCCGTGCCGGGCATCAAGGTGTTGAACCTGCCGTTCCTGTTCACCGACTCTGCGCACATGTTTCGCCACCTCGACGGCAAGCTGGGCGAGCGTTTTGCCGGCAATCTGAAGGCCGCCGGTTTTGTCGTGCTGGGCTGGTATGACGGCGGCGGGCGATCGTTTTACTGCGTCAAGCCCGTGAGCAATATCCGTGACCTTGCCGGTACGAGCATCCGGGTGCAGCAGTCCGAGATCTATATCGAGATGGTCAAGCTGATGGAAGCCAAACCGGTGGCCTTGCCCTTCAAGGACGTGCTCGGCGCGCTGGAGCAGGGCAAGGTCGATTGCGCCGAGAACAACATGCCCTCGTACGAATCGACCGGCCACTTCAAGGTGGCCAAAAACGTCTACATGACCAATCACGTCATTTCGCCGGAAGCCCTGGTGGTGTCGACCAAGCTGTGGGACAAACTCAGCAAGGAAGACAAGGCCGCCTTTACGGACGCCGGCGCAAAGTCCGCCATCCTGATGCGCGAGCTGTGGAACAAGCGGGTGGCCGCGGCCCTGGAGGCCACCGCCAAACAGGGTTCGCAATTCGTCAAGGTCAAGGATGCGTCGCCCATGGTTCGCCGCATGGGCCCGCTGTATGGAAAATACATGGCCGACCCGACCACACGCGAAGAGCTGCTGACCATCATTTCAAAATAAGCATTCCGGAAAACGCCCATGCTGCTTGACCCCGCACGCTTTGCACGAGAGATCGACGGCAAGCCCGTCGCGCTGTTCACCCTGCGCAACAGCCGGGGCATGGCTGTGTGCGTCACGAACTACGGCGCGAAGATCGAGCAGGTGCTGGTGCCGGACCGCGAGGGCCGCCTTGACGACGTGGTGCTGGGTTACGACAGCATGGACGGCGTGACCGGCGGAGCGGCCTCGGTGGGCGCCTTCATCGGCCGCTATGCCGGCCGCATTGCCCAGGCGCGCTTTACCCTGAACGGCAAGGAGCACGTGCTGACCGCCAACAACGGCCCGCACTGCCTGCATGGCGGCGTGAAGGGCTCGCGCTTTCGGGTGTTCGACGCCATGCAGCGCAGCGACGCCAGCGTTGAAATGAATTATGTGTTTGCCGATGGGGAGGAGGGCTTCCCCGGAGCGCTGGCGCTGCGCCTGACTTACAGCGTGACGGAAGCGAACGAGCTGGTGCTGGACTACGAAGCCATCGCGCGGGATGTGCCCACGGTGGCGAACTTCACCACGCATGCCTTTTTTAACCTTGAAGGCGCCGGCAGCCGCAGCGCGCTGGGGCATGAAGTGCAGGTATGTGCCCGGCGCTACTTCGGCATGACGCCTGACCTCATCGCGACGGGCGAGCTGCTGCCGGTGGAAGACACGCCCTTTGACCTGCGCAAGCCGGTGGTGCTGAACACGCGGGTGAAAGCGCCACAGGCCGCGGGGGGCCTGGCAGGCTACGACGACTGTTTTGAGATTGACCGCGCTGCCGTCAGTGAGGGGGAACTCGCGCTGTGCGCACGTGTGAGCGCAGCCGCCAGCGGTCGCGTGATGGAAGTCTGGTCCACCGAGCCCACGATGCAGTTCTACACCGGCCTGGTGGCCGGCGAGCCGCTGGCCGGCGGGCCCGGCAAGGGCGGCCGGGTTTATGTGCAGCAGCAAAGCCTGTGCTTCGAGCCGCAGGGCTATCCGAACGCCCCCAACCTGCCGGCGTTTCCGTCGGCCGTGCATGAGCCCGGCAAGGGCCGCCACGGCCGCACGCTGTACCGCTTCAGCACGTCGGCGTAAACGGCCCGGCGAGCATTGCCGTGCGTGTCAGAATGCCCGGCAACCAACAAGGAGCCAAACATGCAATGGTGGAAACTGGTGTTGCTGGTGGGTTTGCCGGCACACGTCCTCTGCGGGACGGCGTGGGCCCAGCAGGCTGAGCGCGTCTCGCCGCAGGTCATCAAATTGCCCCTGGTGATTGACGGCAAGTCCTTCGACGTCGTCACCCATGTCTACAAGCCCGCGGGCGACGGCCCTTTTCCCCTGGTGATCTTCTCGCACGGGCGCGCCCCGTCGCGGGTTGACCGGGCCAAACTCGAGAACCCGGTGTTGATAGGGCATGCCAATTACTGGTTGCGCAAAGGGGTGGCCGTGATTGCCCCGGTGCGGCCCGGCTACGGGGATACCGGGGGCTTCGACAGGGAGGACTCCGGCATCCGCTGGAGCGGCAAGGTGTGCACCGGCGATGCCGACTTCACCCGTGTGGCCAGCCACGCGGGCCAGACGGTCGTCGCATTGCACCAGTGGGCCTTGCAGCAGCCCTGGGTGCGCAAGGACAGGCTGCTGCTGGAAGGGCAGTCGGTAGGCGGCATGACGACGGTGTCGGTCGCCGCGCTCAACCTGCCGGGCGTCATCGGCGCCGTCAATTTTGCGGGTGGCTCGGGCGGTAATCCGGAAGACTCCCCCACCAGGAGCTGCAAGCCCGAGAACATGGCCAAAACGTATGGTGAGCTCGGCAAGCTGGTCAAGGTGCCCAACCTGTGGCTCTACGCCGAGAACGACCAGTACTGGGGCCCAGAGGCTCCCAGGGAGTGGCATGAGGCCTTCAAGGCCGGCGGCAGCGACACCCAGTTCATCCAGACCGGCCCGCTGCCGGGCCACGACGGGCATGCGCTGCTGACCTACGGCGGCAAGATGTGGTCGGTGCCACTCGATGCCTTCGTGCGCAAGGTCGGCCTGACGGCGCCTTGAACATCTTCCAGGCATCAAAAAGCCCGGCGCCTTGCGGGGCCTGGCAATCGGATCCCTGATGTGTCTATGGAAGAAGTTCGGTTTTCTGGTTGAGGTCTTCAGCGCACTGATCAGATGCGCTCCGTCAGCGAGAAGAAGAAATCCAGCATATGGAAATGGTCGTCATGGAAACGATCCTCCATGGCGGCCAGTTGATCCACGGGAATCCATTCAGCGGCGGCCGCGTCGTCGGCCGCCTGCACTTCCGGCAACTGGCGTAAGCCCAGGTCAAAGAAGTGGGCATGGGTGATCACGCGGCCGCGCAGGCTGCGGTCCGGATGGTCAAACACGTGGACCGCTTTCAGCGCATTTTTCATATCGCCATCCAGCAAACGCATCCGGGTTTCTTCTTCCAGTTCACGCAAAGCGGATTGGTATACGGTTTCCCGCTGCTCGATGAACCCGCCCGGCACGGCAAACAAGCCCTTGCCTGGGGAACGCCCGCGCTGGATCAGCAGCACGCGGTCACCGCATTTCACGACCGCATCTACCGTCACAAAAACCGGCGCATAGGGAGAGCCGGCCCACTTTGCCTTTTCCAGCCTGAGGCTTTCCCACTCTTGCGCGAGTTCAAGGAAGTAAGGCAAGGCCGCCCAGGTGCGGAGAAATGCAATGGTGCTGGCCGGCGCCTGACTCACCAGGGCGGCGAGTGCCGGTTCCAGCGCCGCGCCGGCATTGCCAAAGTAAGCGTCACGCAAAGCGCTTGCGTCGATCCTGCCTTGCGATGGGACGGCATCCAGCGTCCAGCCGGGAAAGTTCTTCAGGTACTCGCTGGTCGCATCTTTGAAATGCCCGATGAGCACGGGGGATGTCCCGGACTTCCCGCCCGTCAGTTCCGCCACACCGTGCTTGACTGCCGACACCCAGCGGTCCTGGTCATAGTAGTCACGCACAGGCAGAAAACGGATCCGGTCCCGGTCCGCCTCGGGCAGCGCCAGGCGGATCATTTCTGCGCGCTCCTGCCAGGTAAAAGGGTTTTTGGGCGTACGCGCCTGCCAGGCCGAGCCGAGCACGACGATGCAGAGCGGGGCCGCGTCCAGCGCCCGGCGCAGCAGCGCGAGCTGCCCGTTGTGAAAGATCTGGAAGCGGCCGATGTAGACCGAGACCTCGTGTTTTTGGGGGCTTGATGTCATGGCGACCTAGTGGAATTTGGCGGCGATCGGCATCTGCCGGCCGGAACCGAAAGCGCGTGCGCGCAGACGGATGATGGGAGGCGCCTGCCGGCGTTTGTATTCGTTGCGGGCGATCATGCCCTTGATGCGTTCGATCATCGCAATGTTCTCAGGGGCGCGACGCAGCTGCGCGACGAAAGCCGACGCTTTCTCGTACTCCCACGCGGCCAGGCGCCGGCCTTCGATCAGAAGCTTGAGCACCTCATCGAGCACCGGATACGGTGGCAGGCTGTCCACGTCTTTCTGATCGGGCGCCAGCTCAGCGGAGGGGGCTTTGTCGATGATGGCCTGGGGAATGATTTCTTTGCCGGCCGCTTCGTTGAGGTAGCTTGACAAGGCGAACACCTCGGTTTTGTAGAGGTCGCCGATCAGGCCGAGGCCCCCGTTGGTGTCGCCATAAAGCGTGCAGTAGCCCACCGAAATCTCGGACTTGTTGCCCGTGGTTAGCAGCAGGTGCCCGCAGCTGTTCGAGTATTCCATCAGGATGGTGCCGCGCGCTCGCGCCTGAAGATTCTCCAGTGCGATGCCCTGCAACGCCTGGCCGAAGGCGGCTTCAAAGCCACCGGAAAATTCGCTCACGATACCGGCGATCGGATGGTGCAGCAATTCCACGCCGAGGTTGCGGCACAGGGTTTCAGAATCATCGACGGAGCCGGCCGACGAGAAACGCGATGGCATGGTGATGGCGGTCACGTTGGCGGGCCCCAGGGCTTCGGCGGCAAGCGCCAGGGTCAGTGCCGAATCAATCCCGCCGGACGAGCCGATCACGGCGCGGGTGAAGCCGCAGCGGCGCGCATAGTCCTGCAGGCCGAGCACGATCTGGCGCCGGTAGAACGCCATGGTCGGCAATCCCTGGGCAGGGACCGCGGCCGGCTCATCCCCGGCCAGCGTGAGAAAGCGGCCGTTCTCGAAGCGAAGGGTTGTCACGTCTTCGGCGAAGCGTTCGGCCTCAAACACCACGCCGGCCTTAGGCTCCACCGCGAACGATGCGCCGTCATACACAAGCTGGTCATGGCCGCCAACCTGGTTGACGTAGAGGATGGGCAACTGGTTGCGTTTGCTGGCGGCGGCGAAGATCTGGTGGCGCTGCTCGCGCTTGCCGATGTTGGACGGACTGGCATTGATGGAGATCACAAGGTCAGGTGCGGCGTCGCGCATGCGGTCAAAGGGATTGATCGCGTAGTCCAGGCCCTCGTCGTTCCAGCCGTCTTCGCAGATCAGCACGCCCACCTTGGCTTCGCGGATGCGCAAGACCTTGGCCACGTCCTGGCCGGGTTCAAAGTGGCGGCGCTCGTCGAAGATGTTGTAGGTGGGCAGCAACTGCTTGGCATACTCCAGCAGCACCTCGCCGCCCTTGATCACGCACAGGGTGTTGCGCAGCTTCTTGCCCGGCGCTTCGCGGCGCGCTGGAAGGCCTATCACCCAGTAGAGGTTGGGGATCTGGCGCGAAGCCAGCAGGAGATCGTGGAGGGCCGCATCGACACGCTCCATGAAGCCTTCTTCTTCCAGCATGTCGCCGGGGTAGTAGGCTGTGAGCGACATTTCGGAGAAGACAACGATGTCGGATTGGTCACTCCAGGCCTTGCTGGCGGCCGTAACCATCTTGGCCACGTTGCCGGAGAGATCGCCGATCGTGAAGTTCAACTGGGCTGCGGTGATTTTGAGCATGGTGTCCTTAAGCCGATGCAGGGAAACGGAAGACCTGGCGCAGGTAAGCGAGGAAGGTCTGGTCGTTGCATAGCGTCTTGCCCGGGCTGTCCGACAGTTTGGCCACCGGCCGGGCATTGGCGCCGGTCAGTTTCATGACGATGTTCAGCGGTGTGAGCCCGACATCGTTGGTGAGGTTGGTGCCGATACCGAAGCCGGTCTGGGTGCGCCCGGCAAATGCGCGGTAGAGCTTGAGCGCGGTCGGCACGTCCAGCCCGTCAGAGAAGACCAGGCGCTTGTTTTGCGGATCGACGCGCAGCTTGGCGTAGTGGGCCAGGGCTTTCTCACCCCAGGCAAATGGGTCGCCGGAATCGTGGCGCAGGCCATCGAACAGCTTGGCGAAGTAAAGGTCGAAATCCGCGAGGAAGGCGTCCATGCCGACCACGTCCGTCAGCGCCACACCCAAATCCCCGCGGTACTCCTGCACCCAGTCTTCCAGTGCGGCGCGCTGGAAGTCGCGTAGCGTCATGCCGAGCGCCTGGTAGGTCTGCAGGTATTCGTGAGCCATGGTACCGATGGGTACCAGGTTGAGCTCGCTGGCCAGCAGCACGTTGGAAGTGCCTTTGAAATACTGCGGAACTTCCTGTTTGAGCGTGGTGACCACCTCGGTCTGCCAGTCGCGCGAGAAGCGGCGCCGCACGCCGAAGTCGAAGAACTCGAAGGGATTGCGCAGTGAGGGTTCTTTTTCGAAGGCCCGCAGGATGTTTATCTTGTCCTGCAGGCGCTTGCGGCCTTCTGCAAGCGCGGCGGCCTGGTCCGCGCGGCGGAAGTAGAGCTCGTTGACTATGGCCAGCACGAAGATTTCGAAGGCCATGGTGTGCACTTGCGGGCCCACGGCTTTGATCACCAGCGTAGGGCCGTCTGCCGTGGCCTTGATGAATTCCCGCTGGAGCTCAAAGATGCGCAGGAAGTCCACAAAGTCGCTCTTGATGAAGCGAAGGCTCCGCAGGTAGGCCAACTCCTCAGGCTGAAAGCGCAAGGTGCAGAGATGGTCCAGCTGCGCATTGACCTCTCCCAGCAGCTCACCCAGCGGGTAGCCCGGCTGGTTTCGGCAGACAAAGGTGTATTCGGCCTCGGTCTGCGGGTGCCTGTGCAGCATGGTTTGCCACATGGTGAACTTGTAGAGGTCGGTGTCCAGCAGGCTTTGGATGATGGGTTGCATAGTGGCTTTGTGGGGAAAGGGGGGGGCGGTCAGGCGTTCGCTTGCAGGGTGCTCAGCATCGCCGCGCTTGTTGACAGCACGGCGCCGCGGTGAGCCATGTCATCCAGGAAAGCCTGGTGCTGCGCTTCAAAGCCGCCGACGGGACTCATGCAGTCGGTGAGCAGCACCACCTTGCCTGGCTTGCCGGACGGAAGGTTTTCAACAATGTGCTCGGTGGTCGCTTTCACGCAGTGGCTGCTGGCTTCGCCGGCGATGATGAGCAGGTCGGCCTGGTCCAGTGACGCGATCAGGGCCGTATTGAGCTGCGTTGCCGGGTCCTCTTCATCCGGCACCTCGGCCTGCATGGCGCTGTAATGCTCCGTCCAGGGGTTGCTGCCCTTGTTGATCTTTTGCACCATGGCAAGGCGGCTGTCTTCCCAGCGGTTGTAGGCGGCTTTCACGGCGGGGTGCACGTTGTGGCCCCAGCTGCCGATTTCGCAGTGCACCGGCCAGACCATCAAGGTGTAGCGGCCGCGCTGCTCCAGCTCGTCGATGTAGGCCAGGGCTCTGGGCAGCATCGCAGCATCCCTGGGCAGGTAATCGCCCTTGCGTACTTGTGCGGCGGTGATCGGCGTAAATGGCCCCACGTCTGCACCGGCGCCGGTCTTCCAGAACGTCGGGTGAGCAATGTCAAACCTGTGATGGGAGTCCAGCGTCACGCCAATGGCGGAAATACCGGATGCACCTTTCTGTATCAGCGCGGCCAGGCGCAGCATGTCCGCATGGGCGCCTGCAACGGGCAGGGAGGGAGAAGCGATGGCCCCCGTCACAGGATCCATGGGCCGCCAGTCGACAGGCAGATCGCAAAAGTCGTTTTGCGGGTCGATGATCAGAAGCTGGATGTTTTTCTTCATGCTGTCCTCTGTTGATAGTGATTGGGTGCAATGCTGCCGATTCTCGCAGCAGCGGATTGCCGTTATTCCACCAGGACTCCCTTGGTGGCACAAATACCGATGCGGGCTTCCATGCCTGCGGTAAATCGCAGGAAGTCCGTTTCCATGCCGTCCGAGAAAATCACCCCGTTGTCCGGCATGCGTGAGCGCAGCGTCAACACATCACATTCTTCGATCTCTCCGTAGAGCAGGGATGTCTGTGAAGCCCGGCTGGAAAACGGCTCCCGCACGGCGAAGATCAGGTGATCCGTGTCTCGCGGCATGGGCTCATAGCCGTCACCCTGACCGTGCCCCACAGCGTTGGCAATACCGATGGAGCCGGTGACGATGCTCTTGAGCCATGCCGTTGATCCCAGCCCGGTCGAGACAATGAGGCCGGAAGACGATTGCGCTTCCTTCACGCCCCGGAACTCGATGTCGTAAAGCGCCGAGGTATGGCTTTTGGGGCCTATGAAGAGGTCGTTGACGCCTCGCAATACCTGTCCGTCGGACAGGCTGGCCTCCGCCATGGTGACCAACGAGGTGGTGCGGCTGTCCCTGGCGACGCCGGGCAGCACTGAGGCGACCTGCGCCGGCTCAAAAGGCAGCAGAACGCCGTCCCAGCGTTTAGGCTCTGGATTTACACCGATCAACGGCTGGCCGTTCAGGTACTTCAGGGTGTTGGCCACCATGCCGTCCTGGCCCAGTGTCACCACGATGTCGTCGGCCGCGAAGATGTAGTTGGTCAGGTGCGCACGGTCGATGATCTGGTAGCGGCCCCAGGCCTGCAGCGCTTCAGCGACCACCCTCAAGCTGGAGGCATAAGCCTCGTTCTCACGGAGGTAGTCGGTAAAGTCGGCGCCGAGGTGTTCCAGGTAGAACTGGGCCTGACCCAGGGTCTGGTAGCGCGCCACCAGCTCTTCGAGCCGGGTCTGGCGCGTGACCAGTACGACCTTGCGGTTCTCGGCTGCAGACATGTTTGCTTCCTTTCCTGTTTCTACTTATTTCCGGGCGGCATTCGCACCGGCCAGCAGCGAATTGAGCAGTTCGGGCGACATGTTGAGCTGGCCGATCTTCTCGGCCTTGTCGGCGATGCCGCCAAAGGCCTGGGCGATCAGCTGGGCCGGGTCCATGCCGGCCGAAGCCAGCGCCTGGATGGTGCGGGGATCGACCGCCTGGAAGGTCTTCATGATGGCGTCCAGCCGGGCGGCTTCCGCCTCGGCCAGGGTGCGGGAGTTGGCTGCCTGGCCGTTCACGTAGAGCTTGCGTTTTTCTTCGAGCGCCACGTCCGAATCCATCTGCTCTGTGCGCAGGGCGTTTTCCTTGCGCATCACCGAAGCCTTGGCCGCCATCTTGGCGTCCTCGATCTGGCTGCGCTTGTCTTCCACGGCAACTTCGGTGTCCAGTTCGTTCTCGCGGATGGCGCGTTCATTCTGGACTGCCGCCATTCGGCGCAGGTAGATCGCATCGTCGGCAGCCTTGAGGTTGGCCTCGCGGGATTCGGCTTCCAGGGCTCGCGCGATATCGGGGGTCGGCTTGATGGCCAGAATAGAAACGCCCAGGATCTGCAAACCCAGAGCGGCAATTTCGGGCTGGGCGCCCAGACTGGCTTCGGCATGCCGGGCGATTTCGGCGGAGGATAACAGGGCTTCCTTGAGCGTCAGCGCCTGGACTTTTTGCTGGATGATGACCTGTACCTGCATGCCGACGCGGTCACCCAGCTTGAGCGGATCATCCGAGGCATAGCCTTGTCCGCTGGCCTTGAGCGAGAAGTCCATCAGGCGCGCCGTCAACTGAGGCGTTTTGACCTGGTAGGTGGCCTGGCCCTGGACCGTGACGTTCTGGAAGTCGGAGGTCACCAGGGTCAGCATGAAGGGGTGGTGGGCGCTGGCCACGGGCACCGCCACCACGGTAGAGGTGGGTGCGTAGTAATAGAAGGACTGGCCCGCGCCTTCCCGGACGACTTTGCCTCTTTTGAACTGGATCAAATGAACCGTGGGCTGGGACTTGATGAACCGGATACCTAACATGGTGAACGCTCCTTGTGGTTAATTGCTTTTTAGGTTGTATTGAACAACCTATGTATGAGTTGCATAATACAACTTAATTCAAGTTTGTCAAACAGGAGTCAAATAAATGGCAACCAAACCGAAACACCTGGACTTTGAAAGACCGCTGACAACGGTCGACGTGGTGATCTTCACCGTGCTGGACGAACACTTGCAGGTTCTCTTGGTGAAGCGGCCTGTGGGGCCTGAAGAGCCGTTCCCGGATGCATGGGCGCTGCCTGGTGGTTTTGTGGATGTGGACAAGGACGACTCGCTGGAGGCCTGCGCCAAACGCAAGCTGCTCGACAAGACGGGTGTCAAGAGCCCCTATCTGGAACAGCTTGGCAGCTGGGGCGGCAGTGCGCGCGACCCTCGAGGGTGGTCTGCAACGCATGCCTACTTTGCCTTGCTGCCCGCAAACTCCGTGCAACTGGTGCAGGACGAGGTCAAACCGGCCAAGTGGCATCCGGTGGAGCAACATTCGCCCCGGAAGCGACTGGCGTTTGACCACGGCGACATTCTGCAAGCCGCACTGGAGCGCCTGCGAAGCAAGGTGGAATACACCTCGCTGCCGGCCTTCCTCCTGCCGGAGCCGTTCACGCTGCCGCAACTGCAGAAGATGTATGAGGTGGTATTGGGGCGGCCTATAGACAAAAGCGGTTTCCGCACGCGTGCACTGGCGGCGGATTTTCTGAAAGAAGAAGGTCTTCTCGACGTAGGATCGCCCCGGCCTGCCATGGGCTACCGCCTGAAAGACAGGCGTGCAGTGATGTATTTTCCGAGGACCTTCAGTCCCCGCAGTTAAGAGAGCTGCTTATGCCGGACTCTGCGCGGTGTACACCGTCTCGACCGGCACCAGCAGATTTTGATCATCATCCGTGGCTTGTAGTCGCTGCGATGCGACAAAGCTGCTCATGTCGATCACCTCCAGCAACTCAGTGGTGGCCAGAGCGCGCAGGGCCTCCCCGCGCAAACCGAGCTGGATGGCCCGGCGGGCGAGGTTCGCGCCGGACGGTGCGTGGTCCGGATCCCTCTGGCGCCTGACATTCGAAGCCGCAACCGCGGTTTGCCATTCCTGTGGGCTGGCGTAGGCCTCGCTGTCGAACGTGGAAGGCACGGCACCTGCCAACAACGAATCAAAGAACGTGCGCCTGAGCCTCAGACCCAGAACTCCCTCTTGCCCTTCTTTGCTACCCCAGCCCGAGCGATACATCATCCACAAGAAGTTTGGCTTGATCCAGCTCATGCGGTCAAAGCTGAAGTCAGGGCCTCCCAACTGCCCGTGCGCAACGGCGTACGCGGCCGTACTGGGTCGATAAGCCTGGTAAACGACGATGGTATCCGCGTCGTGGTGCGCCAACACATGGCGACCCTCTGTCGGCCATAGCCGTCGCTGCTGTATGTGGGGAGCCGTGGGTAACTTCATTCCAGGCTCCCGGCGTCGATGATAGAGAGGTAAACCGCTGGTACGTGGTCAGTCAGCCACACGTTGTTTTCCGACCGAAAGAACAGGTAACCTTCTGCCGCCATGCGCTGGGTGTCCACCGCAAGCAGAACCGGTTGACCATAACGCCGGCCCACCGCGGTAGCCGTTTCGCTGCTTTCGCTCAGGTGGACGTGATGACGCTGACGTTTGGTCAAGCCCTCGGCCAGGATGGCGTCGAGAGAGCGCGATGCCGTGCCGTGATAAAGCCTCGCCGGCGGCGTCAAAGGCTGCAAGCCAAGTTCAATGTCAACAGAATGGCCCTGGTTGGCGCGGATGTACAGGCCGTCTTCGCTGAAGGAAAAGCGTTTTTTATCGCTTGTTTCAACTACTTTTTCGAGCAACGCACGGGAAAGTGGCTGGTTGGCCGACGCAGCCCTGGCGAGCAGCTCCTCGACATTGGCCCAGCCGGCCGCATCCAGTGAAAGCCCGATGGTGGACGGCTTGTGCCGCAGTACCAGGCTCAGGAACTTGCTGGTGCTGGTGAGGTGCTGTGGGGTCATAAATTTTCCTTCTTTTTGTTATAAGTTGACTTATTAGGTTGCTTTAGACAACCCATATGGTTGTACAATACAACCAATTAGAAAGGAAGTCAAATCCATCAACTTACTGACCGGTGATGAAACCGGATCTGTGGCGAATACCCAAATATGTTGAAGTTCCTTAACCCGATGGCAACTGACTTGCAGGAATATTGTTGATGGAAGATGCGGAACGCTATCGAGGGTGCTTGCTGGGGCTTGCATGCGGTGATGCCGTGGGAACCACGGTGGAGTTTATGTCGCGAGGCAGCTTCGAACCGGTTACGGACATGAAGGGAGGCGGACCGTTCGATCTGCGGCCCGGTGAGTGGACTGACGATACGTCGATGGCTTTGTGCCTAGCGGCCAGTCTTGTGCACTGCCAGGGGTTTAATCCGGTGGACCAAATGAATCGGTATTGCAACTGGCGCAGCGTCGGGTACATGAGCAGCAATGGAAAATGCTTCGACATTGGCGTCACGGTGGCTACGGCACTGAATCGCTATCTTTTGACCCAAGACCCTTTTGCGGGTCAGCCTGATCCGAAAACCGCAGGAAACGGCGCATTGATGCGCCTGGCGCCGGTTCCCATGTTCTTCCGCGGAAATGAAGCGGACACCTTTCGCTTTGCCGGCGAAAGCACGCGCACAACGCATGG harbors:
- a CDS encoding tripartite tricarboxylate transporter substrate binding protein; protein product: MAINRRELIAASLALGAGAATGTASAQAGWPSKPIRLVVPYPPGGSSDIIARAISQPLSEALKQSVIVDNKAGANGNLGADIVAKSAPDGYTLLLCDTGALAISPSVYTKLGFDPSKDLRGVTMLAYSPHLLVVHPSVPANNLKELIALSHKSDLNFAVTAMGSAPHLAGVAVERATKAKWQYIPYKGGSQAVSDTIAGQTQVLMNGMLATLPHVQSGKLKILGVSKSTRMPLIGNVPTLAEQGIPGFESGTWQGLLVANGTPAAIVNRLNTELIKIIRSPDIRAKLAGQGAEVVTMTPAQQDAYFNQERSRWAKVVAEANIKLD
- a CDS encoding TRAP transporter substrate-binding protein yields the protein MQASLKGLIALSFALCAATGMAQTKLRAWNIHPDGYPVSEAMKSFVEQVAKSTGGRYSIELFNNGSLGDQPKAVQMLKSGEIDVAEFSSGPLSDAVPGIKVLNLPFLFTDSAHMFRHLDGKLGERFAGNLKAAGFVVLGWYDGGGRSFYCVKPVSNIRDLAGTSIRVQQSEIYIEMVKLMEAKPVALPFKDVLGALEQGKVDCAENNMPSYESTGHFKVAKNVYMTNHVISPEALVVSTKLWDKLSKEDKAAFTDAGAKSAILMRELWNKRVAAALEATAKQGSQFVKVKDASPMVRRMGPLYGKYMADPTTREELLTIISK
- a CDS encoding aldose epimerase family protein — protein: MLLDPARFAREIDGKPVALFTLRNSRGMAVCVTNYGAKIEQVLVPDREGRLDDVVLGYDSMDGVTGGAASVGAFIGRYAGRIAQARFTLNGKEHVLTANNGPHCLHGGVKGSRFRVFDAMQRSDASVEMNYVFADGEEGFPGALALRLTYSVTEANELVLDYEAIARDVPTVANFTTHAFFNLEGAGSRSALGHEVQVCARRYFGMTPDLIATGELLPVEDTPFDLRKPVVLNTRVKAPQAAGGLAGYDDCFEIDRAAVSEGELALCARVSAAASGRVMEVWSTEPTMQFYTGLVAGEPLAGGPGKGGRVYVQQQSLCFEPQGYPNAPNLPAFPSAVHEPGKGRHGRTLYRFSTSA
- a CDS encoding dienelactone hydrolase family protein, whose translation is MQWWKLVLLVGLPAHVLCGTAWAQQAERVSPQVIKLPLVIDGKSFDVVTHVYKPAGDGPFPLVIFSHGRAPSRVDRAKLENPVLIGHANYWLRKGVAVIAPVRPGYGDTGGFDREDSGIRWSGKVCTGDADFTRVASHAGQTVVALHQWALQQPWVRKDRLLLEGQSVGGMTTVSVAALNLPGVIGAVNFAGGSGGNPEDSPTRSCKPENMAKTYGELGKLVKVPNLWLYAENDQYWGPEAPREWHEAFKAGGSDTQFIQTGPLPGHDGHALLTYGGKMWSVPLDAFVRKVGLTAP
- a CDS encoding NUDIX domain-containing protein, with the protein product MTSSPQKHEVSVYIGRFQIFHNGQLALLRRALDAAPLCIVVLGSAWQARTPKNPFTWQERAEMIRLALPEADRDRIRFLPVRDYYDQDRWVSAVKHGVAELTGGKSGTSPVLIGHFKDATSEYLKNFPGWTLDAVPSQGRIDASALRDAYFGNAGAALEPALAALVSQAPASTIAFLRTWAALPYFLELAQEWESLRLEKAKWAGSPYAPVFVTVDAVVKCGDRVLLIQRGRSPGKGLFAVPGGFIEQRETVYQSALRELEEETRMRLLDGDMKNALKAVHVFDHPDRSLRGRVITHAHFFDLGLRQLPEVQAADDAAAAEWIPVDQLAAMEDRFHDDHFHMLDFFFSLTERI